One Rhodococcus sp. P1Y DNA window includes the following coding sequences:
- a CDS encoding DUF3073 domain-containing protein, with protein MGRGRAKAKQTKVARELKYSSPTTDLESLQRELSGGSSNSHRGGITSGGISSSDADGYSRVEEDEYEDWRR; from the coding sequence ATGGGCCGAGGCAGGGCTAAGGCAAAGCAGACAAAGGTCGCTCGTGAGCTCAAGTACAGCTCACCGACAACGGACTTGGAGAGTCTGCAAAGAGAGCTCTCCGGAGGTTCGTCCAATTCCCACCGTGGCGGTATCACCTCGGGCGGCATCTCCTCTTCGGACGCGGACGGCTATTCCCGCGTCGAAGAGGATGAATACGAGGACTGGCGACGCTGA